In Bacteroidales bacterium, a genomic segment contains:
- a CDS encoding glycine--tRNA ligase yields the protein MIQEDLFKKIIAHSKEYGFVFQSSEIYDGLSAVYDYGQNGVALKSNIREYWWKTMTMLNENIVGIDSAIFMHPTIWKASGHVGAFNDPLIDNKDSKKRYRADVLVEEHIQKIEDKINREITKAQKRFGDSFDREQFVTTNQRVLGYSAEVKNIQQRLADVQNKDDLEGFKKLIEDLQIVCPVSGSRNWTDVRQFNLMFETKLGSVSDDANTIYLRPETAQGIFVNYLNVAKTGRMRLPFGIAQVGKAFRNEIVARQFIFRMREFEQMEMQFFVKPGEEIKWFEYWKKARMAWHQNLGIDESRFRYHDHEKLAHYANAATDIEFEFPIGFKEVEGIHSRTDFDLKQHQEFSGKKLQYYDNETNTSYVPYVVETSIGLDRMFLLILSAAYKEEVLESEGKSDTRIVLQIPAPLAPVKVAVFPLVNKDGLPEKAAEIFNNLKYDFVCQYDEKDSIGKRYRRHDAIGTPYCITIDHETLDTNTVTLRDRDTMKQERIPIDKLTEIVDSKVSMSKLLRRLDNLL from the coding sequence ATGATACAGGAAGATTTATTTAAGAAGATTATAGCCCACTCGAAAGAGTACGGGTTTGTGTTTCAGTCGAGTGAGATTTATGACGGGTTAAGCGCAGTTTATGACTATGGACAAAACGGTGTAGCTTTAAAATCTAACATTCGTGAATATTGGTGGAAAACAATGACCATGCTTAATGAAAACATTGTTGGAATTGATTCAGCAATATTTATGCATCCAACCATTTGGAAAGCTTCCGGTCATGTTGGAGCATTCAATGATCCGTTGATTGATAATAAGGATTCAAAAAAACGATATCGTGCCGATGTTTTAGTCGAAGAACATATTCAAAAAATTGAAGATAAGATTAATAGAGAGATAACTAAAGCACAAAAGCGTTTTGGAGACAGCTTCGATCGCGAACAGTTTGTTACAACAAATCAACGTGTTTTAGGTTATTCGGCTGAAGTCAAAAATATTCAACAACGTTTGGCTGATGTTCAAAACAAAGACGATTTAGAGGGATTTAAAAAGCTGATAGAAGATTTACAAATCGTCTGCCCTGTAAGTGGTTCACGTAATTGGACAGATGTACGCCAGTTTAACTTAATGTTTGAAACCAAATTAGGCTCAGTTAGCGATGATGCAAACACAATTTATTTAAGACCTGAAACGGCTCAAGGCATTTTTGTTAACTACCTGAATGTTGCTAAAACAGGACGTATGCGTCTGCCTTTTGGGATAGCTCAGGTTGGTAAAGCATTTCGTAATGAAATTGTTGCACGCCAGTTTATTTTCCGTATGCGTGAGTTTGAACAAATGGAGATGCAGTTTTTTGTCAAGCCGGGCGAGGAGATCAAATGGTTTGAGTACTGGAAAAAAGCACGTATGGCATGGCATCAAAACTTGGGTATTGACGAAAGTAGATTTAGATATCACGATCACGAAAAGCTTGCACACTATGCAAACGCAGCAACTGACATAGAGTTTGAATTCCCAATAGGTTTCAAAGAGGTTGAGGGAATACATTCTCGTACCGATTTTGATTTGAAACAACACCAAGAGTTTTCAGGTAAGAAGTTGCAATATTATGATAATGAAACAAATACAAGTTATGTGCCGTATGTTGTAGAGACATCAATAGGGCTAGATAGAATGTTTTTGTTGATATTGTCAGCCGCTTATAAAGAAGAGGTTCTTGAAAGCGAAGGAAAATCAGATACGCGAATTGTGTTGCAAATACCTGCCCCGCTCGCACCTGTGAAAGTCGCAGTTTTCCCATTAGTAAACAAAGATGGATTACCAGAAAAAGCAGCAGAAATATTTAATAATTTGAAATATGACTTTGTTTGTCAATACGATGAGAAAGACAGCATAGGTAAAAGATATCGTCGCCACGATGCTATTGGAACGCCATATTGCATAACAATCGATCATGAGACATTAGATACTAACACAGTCACTTTACGTGATCGCGATACAATGAAGCAAGAACGTATCCCGATTGATAAGCTGACTGAAATAGTTGATAGTAAGGTTTCAATGAGTAAATTATTGCGTAGATTAGATAATTTATTATAA
- a CDS encoding 3-deoxy-D-manno-octulosonic acid transferase, with protein sequence MRLLYTLSISLYSLAIRLVSVKNQKAKLWVDGRKNWKQGLKNAMKNNTKPVVWVHCSSLGEFEQGRPVIESIKEKSDNLFILLTFFSPSGYEIRKKYAHADYVCYLPSDTITNSINFVTIANPTVALFVKYEFWYNYLKVLKNRDIPVWLISGIFRPSHHFFKWWGFWFRKQLNCFDHFFLQNQASAQLLDRINIKNYTIGGDTRFDRVIEVAKSGKEIEIAKTFKNNKFTIVAGSTWQADEDILTRYINESDNDFKYIIAPHEIDKEHVQQIVSKISKKTIKYSEVNTNTDLLSAKVLIIDNIGMLSTLYRYADLVMIGGGFGKGIHNILEPAVFGIPIIIGPNYQKFNEAVELVKRETVFTIKSYNEFSELVNNLSGDKVRLKKIFETQNQYIKAMSGSTTIIVNKLLSITETL encoded by the coding sequence ATGCGACTATTATATACCCTTAGCATTAGTTTATACAGCTTGGCTATTAGGTTAGTCTCAGTAAAAAACCAAAAGGCAAAACTGTGGGTTGATGGTCGTAAGAACTGGAAACAGGGCTTAAAAAATGCCATGAAAAACAACACTAAACCTGTTGTATGGGTGCACTGTTCTAGCTTAGGGGAATTTGAGCAGGGACGGCCTGTTATTGAATCTATCAAAGAAAAAAGTGACAATCTATTTATATTGTTAACTTTTTTTTCACCATCGGGATATGAAATCAGAAAAAAATATGCTCACGCTGATTATGTGTGTTATTTGCCCTCAGACACAATTACCAATTCAATAAATTTCGTAACGATTGCCAATCCTACAGTTGCTCTTTTCGTAAAATATGAGTTTTGGTATAATTATCTAAAAGTGTTGAAAAACAGAGATATACCTGTTTGGTTAATATCAGGAATATTTCGTCCTAGCCATCACTTTTTTAAATGGTGGGGATTTTGGTTCCGCAAACAATTAAACTGTTTTGACCATTTTTTTCTTCAAAATCAAGCATCAGCACAACTACTCGATAGAATTAATATAAAAAACTACACTATTGGTGGCGATACCCGCTTTGACAGAGTTATTGAGGTTGCCAAAAGCGGCAAAGAGATAGAGATTGCCAAAACGTTTAAAAACAATAAGTTTACAATAGTTGCGGGTAGTACTTGGCAAGCAGATGAAGATATTTTAACAAGATATATCAACGAATCGGATAACGATTTCAAATATATAATTGCACCACACGAAATAGACAAAGAGCATGTGCAGCAAATTGTCTCAAAAATATCTAAAAAAACCATAAAATACTCCGAAGTTAATACCAATACCGACCTATTGAGTGCAAAAGTTTTAATAATAGACAACATAGGAATGTTATCAACGCTTTATAGATATGCCGATTTAGTCATGATTGGTGGTGGTTTTGGGAAAGGAATTCACAATATTCTTGAACCTGCTGTTTTTGGTATTCCTATAATTATAGGTCCTAATTATCAAAAATTCAATGAAGCTGTCGAACTTGTGAAACGAGAAACAGTTTTCACAATAAAATCTTATAATGAGTTTTCAGAACTTGTAAACAATTTATCGGGAGACAAGGTTAGATTAAAGAAAATTTTTGAAACTCAAAATCAATATATTAAAGCAATGTCGGGGTCAACTACCATTATCGTAAACAAACTTCTTTCAATTACTGAAACCCTTTAA
- a CDS encoding adenosylcobalamin-dependent ribonucleoside-diphosphate reductase — MLTDEIIAPKSNTMRKTYSNEEAAEATLAYFKGDQLATSVWLNKYALKDSFGNLYEKTPDDMHWRIANEIARIEANYPNPMTAEEIFEALKDFKYIVPQGSPMAGIGNNFQVGSLSNCFVIGNKGNSDSYGGIMKIDQEQVQLMKRRGGVGHDLSHIRPAGSPVKNSALTSTGLVPFMERYSNSTREVAQDGRRGALMLSVSIKHPDAEHFIDAKLEQGKVTGANISVKIDDDFMRSVIDGKPYVQQYPVKSHNPTVSREIDAQSLWNKIVHNAWRSAEPGILFWDTIQRESIPDCYADFGFETVSTNPCGEIPLCPYDSCRLLAINLYGYVKNPFTPQAEFDFELFKKHTTIAHRMMDDIIDLEIEKIDTILHKVNSDPETEEIKRVEKQLWLNIRKKAIEGRRTGIGITAEGDMLAAMGLRYGSPEAIEFSVEVHKFLALSVYSSSVDLAKERGPFTIYDAERECDNPFILRIKEADPELYKRMVAHGRRNIAMLTVAPTGSTSILTQTTSGIEPVFKPIYRRNRKVNPNEKDVKVSFTDSVGDSWETFTVIHHKFIEWMNAAGYNIDDVEKMEESELEELVAKSPYYKATANDVDWVSKVHMQGAIQKWVDHSISVTVNLPENITEEMVGKVYFEGWKSGCKGITVYREGSRVGVLVSNTKEEKPTSTQELKRPKELCSDVVRFKNGTEDWIAFIGLLDDRPYEIFTGLAEEDVLPIPKGIDKGKIIKNKDEENVTRYDFQYINKFGYKTTIEGLSHKFNPEFWNYAKLISGVLRYGMPIEKTVPLISSLHFDNESINTWKAGVARALKRYIPDGTEAKGEVCKNCKSHNIVYQEGCLTCNDCGSSECG; from the coding sequence ATGCTAACGGATGAAATAATAGCCCCTAAAAGCAATACAATGCGGAAAACTTATTCAAATGAAGAGGCAGCAGAAGCGACCTTAGCCTATTTTAAAGGCGACCAATTAGCGACATCGGTATGGCTAAACAAATATGCTTTAAAGGATTCTTTCGGCAATTTGTATGAAAAAACTCCAGATGATATGCATTGGCGTATTGCAAATGAAATTGCTCGTATTGAAGCAAACTACCCAAACCCAATGACCGCGGAGGAGATTTTTGAAGCCCTAAAAGATTTCAAATATATAGTTCCACAGGGTAGTCCTATGGCGGGAATTGGTAATAATTTTCAGGTAGGCTCCCTTTCAAATTGCTTCGTTATTGGAAATAAAGGAAACTCCGACAGCTACGGAGGAATAATGAAGATTGACCAAGAGCAAGTTCAACTAATGAAACGTCGTGGAGGCGTTGGTCACGATCTGTCGCATATACGTCCTGCGGGTAGTCCTGTGAAGAATTCAGCTCTCACTTCTACCGGATTAGTTCCTTTTATGGAGCGTTATTCAAATTCGACCCGCGAAGTGGCACAAGATGGTCGAAGAGGGGCTTTGATGCTTTCAGTTAGCATAAAACATCCTGATGCTGAGCATTTTATTGATGCAAAATTAGAACAAGGTAAAGTAACCGGTGCTAATATATCTGTAAAAATTGACGACGATTTCATGCGCTCTGTTATTGATGGTAAACCGTACGTACAACAATATCCCGTTAAAAGTCATAACCCTACTGTAAGCCGTGAAATAGATGCACAAAGCTTGTGGAACAAAATTGTACACAACGCATGGCGATCAGCTGAGCCAGGGATACTGTTCTGGGATACAATACAAAGAGAGTCAATACCCGATTGCTACGCAGATTTTGGTTTTGAAACTGTTTCAACAAACCCTTGTGGTGAAATTCCATTGTGCCCTTATGATAGCTGTCGATTATTGGCAATAAATCTGTATGGATATGTAAAAAATCCTTTTACTCCACAAGCCGAATTTGATTTCGAACTATTTAAAAAACATACAACCATCGCACATCGAATGATGGACGACATTATAGATCTTGAAATTGAAAAAATTGATACCATACTTCACAAAGTAAACAGCGACCCCGAAACTGAGGAGATAAAAAGAGTTGAAAAACAGTTATGGTTAAATATTAGAAAAAAAGCAATCGAAGGACGTCGCACCGGTATTGGTATAACAGCTGAAGGTGACATGCTTGCAGCTATGGGATTACGCTATGGTAGCCCAGAAGCAATTGAATTTTCAGTTGAAGTACACAAATTTTTAGCTCTAAGTGTTTATTCAAGTTCTGTTGATTTGGCAAAAGAACGTGGACCTTTCACAATATACGACGCTGAAAGAGAGTGTGACAATCCGTTCATTCTTAGAATTAAAGAAGCAGATCCAGAACTATATAAACGAATGGTTGCACACGGTCGCAGAAATATTGCAATGTTAACAGTTGCTCCTACGGGAAGCACAAGCATTCTAACGCAAACAACATCGGGAATTGAGCCTGTTTTCAAGCCAATATATCGCCGTAATCGCAAAGTGAATCCAAACGAAAAAGATGTAAAAGTATCATTTACCGATTCAGTTGGTGATAGTTGGGAAACGTTTACTGTAATTCACCATAAATTTATAGAATGGATGAATGCAGCTGGCTACAATATCGATGACGTAGAAAAAATGGAAGAGTCTGAGTTGGAAGAATTGGTTGCTAAATCACCATATTACAAAGCCACTGCCAATGATGTTGATTGGGTTAGCAAGGTACATATGCAAGGGGCAATACAAAAATGGGTTGACCACAGCATAAGCGTTACTGTTAACCTCCCAGAAAACATTACCGAAGAGATGGTTGGAAAAGTATATTTTGAAGGATGGAAATCGGGATGTAAAGGTATTACTGTATATCGTGAAGGTTCAAGAGTTGGTGTCTTAGTTTCAAACACAAAAGAAGAGAAACCCACTTCTACACAAGAACTCAAACGACCAAAAGAGTTATGTAGTGATGTGGTGAGATTCAAAAATGGCACAGAAGATTGGATTGCTTTTATAGGTTTATTAGACGACCGCCCTTATGAAATATTTACCGGTCTTGCCGAAGAGGATGTTTTACCAATCCCAAAAGGTATTGATAAAGGTAAAATCATCAAAAACAAAGATGAGGAAAACGTTACAAGGTACGACTTCCAATATATCAACAAGTTTGGATACAAGACAACTATTGAAGGATTATCTCATAAGTTCAATCCTGAGTTTTGGAACTATGCAAAACTTATTTCAGGCGTACTAAGATACGGCATGCCCATTGAAAAAACTGTTCCTCTCATTAGCTCACTTCACTTTGATAACGAGTCAATCAACACTTGGAAAGCAGGTGTTGCCAGAGCTTTGAAAAGATATATTCCTGATGGCACAGAAGCTAAAGGAGAAGTATGCAAAAACTGCAAGTCGCACAATATTGTATATCAAGAAGGTTGCTTAACATGTAACGACTGTGGCTCATCGGAATGTGGTTAA
- a CDS encoding S9 family peptidase, whose amino-acid sequence MRKLIFILPVLLIAVSCADKAKEKIVYPETAKVDTVDIYFGHEVADPYRWLEDDNSEQTKNWVNAQNEVTQNYLSKIPFRDYIKNRLTELWDYPRNSAPFKKGGYYFIFKNDGLQNQSVAYYTRSLDEEPKVLLDPNLLSDDGTVSLTEFSVSECGKYLAYGISRGGSDWNEFFVKDIETGEDLKEDHIQWVKFSGVTWYKNGFYYSQYPEPKAGDELKGVNENNKVYYHEIGTPQSKDKLIYEDTKNPNWSFYVDITEDMKYMGISVTESTTGNALYIRDIKTQKQTVLVDNFESSYYIVDHINGKLLIMTNNNAPKYKIVAVDPHNPERENWVDFIPEAEGVLNGISLVGGKIIASYMEDAHSKIRIFDLSGKYLYDIDNQEVGSIGGFSGKIEDNETFYTVTSFTTPATIYRYDVASNKSELYESSAVDFDASKYETKQIFYTSKDGTKVPMFIVHKKGLKLDGNRPTLLYGYGGFNISLTPSFSITRLIWLENDGVFAMANTRGGGEYGETWHKAGTILQKQNVFDDFIAAAEYLIDNKYTSNKRLAIQGGSNGGLLVGAVANQRPDLFAVAFPAVGVMDMLRYHKFTIGRYWATDYGTSEDSEEMFLYLKGYSPLHNVNPETYPATLVTTADHDDRVVPAHSFKYIAALQATYTGNNPVLIRIDTKAGHGAGKPTSMVIQEYADLWAFAFYNMDFKPVNNN is encoded by the coding sequence ATGAGAAAGTTAATTTTTATTTTGCCGGTATTGCTTATTGCGGTATCGTGCGCTGACAAAGCAAAAGAGAAAATCGTGTATCCCGAAACCGCAAAAGTTGATACGGTTGACATCTATTTTGGGCATGAAGTTGCTGACCCTTATCGTTGGCTTGAAGATGACAACTCGGAACAAACCAAAAACTGGGTAAATGCACAAAACGAAGTGACCCAAAACTATTTGTCTAAAATCCCATTTCGCGATTACATTAAAAACCGATTGACTGAACTTTGGGACTATCCACGTAATTCTGCTCCATTTAAAAAAGGTGGTTACTATTTTATTTTCAAAAATGACGGATTACAAAATCAAAGTGTAGCTTATTATACACGTTCACTTGACGAAGAACCGAAAGTTTTGCTCGACCCAAATCTTTTAAGCGATGATGGCACTGTTTCGTTGACTGAATTCTCGGTATCAGAATGCGGAAAATATTTAGCATATGGAATTTCAAGAGGAGGCTCAGACTGGAATGAGTTTTTTGTAAAAGATATTGAGACAGGAGAAGATTTAAAAGAGGATCATATCCAATGGGTAAAATTCTCAGGTGTCACATGGTACAAAAATGGATTTTATTACTCACAATATCCTGAACCAAAAGCAGGAGATGAACTTAAAGGTGTTAATGAAAACAATAAAGTTTACTATCACGAGATTGGTACTCCACAGTCGAAAGATAAATTGATTTACGAAGATACAAAAAATCCAAACTGGAGTTTTTATGTAGACATTACTGAAGATATGAAATATATGGGTATATCAGTAACCGAATCCACCACAGGCAATGCTTTATATATCAGAGACATAAAAACACAAAAGCAAACTGTTTTGGTTGACAATTTTGAATCGTCCTATTATATAGTTGACCATATCAACGGTAAACTCTTGATTATGACCAATAATAATGCACCAAAATATAAGATTGTAGCTGTTGATCCACATAACCCAGAACGTGAAAACTGGGTTGATTTTATACCTGAGGCAGAAGGTGTATTAAATGGCATTTCATTAGTTGGTGGCAAAATAATTGCTTCTTATATGGAAGATGCACACTCTAAAATTCGCATTTTCGATTTATCTGGTAAATATCTATACGACATAGACAACCAAGAAGTTGGAAGCATTGGCGGTTTTAGTGGAAAAATAGAAGATAACGAAACTTTCTATACCGTAACATCATTTACAACCCCTGCAACCATATACAGATATGATGTAGCCTCTAATAAATCAGAACTATATGAAAGTTCAGCTGTTGATTTTGATGCTTCAAAATATGAGACAAAACAGATTTTTTATACAAGCAAAGATGGAACAAAAGTCCCGATGTTTATTGTACACAAGAAAGGTCTTAAGTTAGATGGGAACCGTCCTACCCTACTATACGGTTATGGTGGTTTCAACATCAGTTTAACACCTTCTTTCAGCATCACACGACTTATTTGGCTTGAAAATGATGGTGTATTTGCAATGGCTAACACTCGTGGTGGTGGCGAATATGGCGAAACATGGCATAAAGCTGGAACAATACTTCAAAAACAAAATGTTTTCGATGATTTTATTGCAGCAGCAGAATATCTAATCGACAACAAATATACAAGCAACAAACGTTTGGCTATTCAAGGCGGATCCAACGGAGGACTTCTTGTAGGAGCAGTAGCCAACCAACGTCCAGATCTGTTTGCAGTTGCATTCCCAGCAGTCGGAGTTATGGATATGCTTCGTTATCATAAATTTACAATTGGTCGCTATTGGGCAACTGATTACGGCACAAGCGAAGATAGCGAAGAGATGTTTCTTTATTTGAAAGGATACAGCCCTCTACACAATGTTAATCCTGAAACATATCCGGCAACACTAGTAACTACAGCCGATCACGACGACCGCGTTGTTCCTGCCCACTCATTCAAATATATTGCAGCACTGCAAGCCACATACACCGGCAATAATCCTGTTTTAATAAGAATAGACACAAAAGCAGGGCACGGTGCAGGGAAACCAACATCAATGGTTATCCAAGAGTATGCTGACCTGTGGGCGTTTGCATTCTATAATATGGATTTTAAACCAGTTAATAACAATTAA